The nucleotide sequence GGCGACCGCCAGCCAGTTCCAGATCGAGTCGCGCTCCACCACGTCGCGATGCGCGTACTTGCGGAAGTTCCGCAAGAGGTGGCGTTCCACGCCGACGGCCCTGCTGGCGAGCCGCATGAGCGTCGTCTCCAGCCGGTAGGAGGCGTCCGACAGGCCTCGAAACGCGTACGGAGACCGGAAGCGCTGCAAGGACGGCTGCCAGGAACCTTCGAACAGCACTTCCAGGAGTTCGCTCCAGCTCCCGGGTCGGACTTCGTTCATCTCGCAGCCTCGCCCGCCGCGGGACCGCCGCCGGGGCCTCACCCGGGACGGCCCCCGGGATCCGCGGCCATTATCGCCTCAGAGGAAGGTGGCGATCTCCTCGAGGCTCTTCCGGCGAATCGCGGGAACCTTCGCGCCCGGAGCCGGGTATCCGACGACGAGGAGGAGAAACGGGCGTTCGTTGTCCGGCCGCCCGGTGATCTCGTTGAGAAAGCCCATCGGGCTCGGGGTATGGGTCAGGGTCGCGAGGCCCGCATGGTGGAGCGCGGCGATCAGGAACCCCGTCGCCAGACCGACCGATTCGACCGCGTAGTAGGCTTTCCGCGTTCCGTCCCCGGTCTTCCGAAAGCGTTCGTAAAAGACCGCGATCAGCCACGGAGCCGTCTCGAGGAACGGCTTGTCCGGCGTCGTGCCGAGGGGCGCCAGGTCGCGCAACCAGGACTCGCTCGCACGCCGCTCGTAAAAGGCGCGCTCCTCTTTCTCCGCCGCCTCGCGGATCCGGCGTTTCACTTCGGGGTCGGAAATGGCCACGAAGTGCCATGGCTGGAGATTCGCACCGCTCGGCGCGGCGCCGGCGGCGCGGAGGCAATCTTCGATGATCTCGCGGGGGACGGGCCGGGAGTCGAACTCTCGCACCGTCCGGCGGCGGCCGATTTCCTCGGCGAATTCCCGCGCGCGCCGCCTCATCTCGGCCAGTGGTCGTTCGAGGAATTCGAGCGGCACGAAACGGGGAGCGTCCATCGCGTCCCTCCACGGTGCGTCCCGAGCGGCGCGACCGTTCGGTCCTCACTCCAGACCGCGCTGCGCCAGGTCCTCCTCGTCCCAGCCGAGGTGGTGTCCGATCTCGTGCAGCAGCGTCAGCCGCAACTCCTCGCGGAGGCGGTCGGTGAACGCCGCCATTCGCTCGATGTTGCGTTTGAAAATCCGGATCCGGCCCGGCAGCGTCCCGCCATTGGCGACGCTTTGCTGGGGGCGGGGGACGCCCTCGTACAGCCCGAGCAGCAACGGGTCGGTGTCCGGACCGGCGTCGCTCGCCGGGTCGGGAGCGGGGACGATCTCGATGACGACGTTGTCGAGCGCTTCTCGAACCGTCTCGGGAAGAGTCTCCAGAACCTCCTCGAGGAACTCGCGGGCCTCGTCGTCCGACATGCGGACCGGTTCGCGAAAGCTCTCCGGGTCCAAGCGGGCCGCCTCGGCGTAAAGGGCGTCGGCCCGCTCGACGTCACCGGCGAGATCGGCGAGGATCGCGCGTTCGTAGAGGGCCGCTGCGCGGATCTCGGGATCGCCGACGCAGCCGCCGAGCGCCGCCTCGGCTTCGGGTAGCTCCCATCGCAGAAGATGCAGCCTGGCTCGAAGAAGAGCGGCCTCGGCGCGGGCCTCGGGCGTCTCGGCAGCCTCGTCGAGACGGGCGAAGGCCTCTTCGTCGCGCCGGGCGTCGATCGCAGCTTCCGCCAGGAGCAACAGCGCCTCGGCACGGAGCGATGCGTCGCCCGAGCCGCGCTCGATCAGATCGAGCGCCTCCCGCGCCGCCTCTTCCGCGCGGGCGTCGTCCCCCTCGTCTCGGGCTTCCGCGGCCCGGTCGAGCAACGACTCGATCCGATCCCTTTCGCCGCTCATCGCTCCTCGCCGCCGGCGGCCGGGAACCCGGCGCGCCTCCTCACGATACCGGCGGCGGCGGGCCGGAGAAAGTCCGCCGGTCGGCGCCCGGGCGGCGGCACCGTTCCGCTGCGCGACACGCGGTTTCGAAACGGTCGCCGCGCCCGGACGCGGCCGGTCACCCTGGCCGAGCTTCGGACACGCCCGCCGGCTTCTCCGGGGAGTCCGCTCGGCAACAGCTTTATTTACAACGACTTGGCGGCAGGCACGGTCCTTGCCTGAAAGCGGGTGCCGCCCCGCCCCTCGCGGGACCGGGGGCGGCGCACCGCGCCACGAGGAGCCGCGCCCATGAAACGCTATCTGGTCACACTCGCCACCGTGCTCGCGATCGCGCTCGGCGCCCCCCAGGCGGCGCGGGCGACGAGCCTCTCGCCGGACCTGTTGGCCTGGCTGGACGAACATCAGGATCTCGATGCTCGCGCCACGGTCGTGGTGCAGCTCACCGAGCCGCTGAGCGACCGCGATCGGGCCTACCTGCTCGAAGAGGCCTCCGTCGTTCAGGAGTTTCCCCGCCTCGGTATGCTCGCGGCCGAGCTGCCGGCGCGCGAGCTGCCGCGTTGGGCGGCCCACCCGAAGGTGCGGGCGATCAGCCTCGATCGCACGGTCAAGGCGATGGGCCCGAGCTTCCTCCAGCGTGTGACCGGTGCCGAGGCGGCCAAGCGCGATTTCGACACGGACGGCGAGGGTGTGGCGGTGGCGGTCCTGGACTCCGGGATCGACGCGGACCACCCGGATCTCGACGTGGTCGGCGGGACGTCGCTGGTTCCCGGCGGCGATCCCTTCAGCGACCCGTTCGGCCACGGCACGCACGTGGCCAGCCTCGCCACGGGCAAGACACACGACGCCGAGGAGGTCGGCCTACGGGCCAACGGCACCGCGCACAAGGCCAAGGCGGTCAGCGTCCAGGTTCTCGACGGCGACGGGCAGGGGCAGCTCTCCTGGGTTCTCGGAGGTGTCGACTGGGTGCTCCAGAACGCCCAGACCTATGGCATTCGCGTGGTGAACATGAGCTTCGGCGCGCCCGCGGTCGAGAGCTTCGAGAGCGATCCGCTCGTCCAGGCGACGCGCGCGCTGCACGATGCCGGGATCGTCGTGGTCGCTTCCGCCGGGAACCTCGGCGACGACGGCCAGGGAAGCGCGCTCTACGGAACGATCACCACCCCGGGAATCTCCCCGTGGGCGATCACCGTCGGTGCCGCCGACGATCGCGGGACCGTCACGCGTTCCGACGACACGGTCGCCTTCTTCTCGTCGCGCGGTCCGACCCGTGGTTATGACGCAGCGACGGACTCCTACGACAACCTCGTCAAGCCAGACCTCGTCGCCCCGGGATACCGGGTTCTCGGCGCCGAGGCGCACGGCGCGAAGATCGCCGCCGAGCATCCGTCCCTCACGGTTCACGGTGGCCTCGGCGCCGACTACATGGTGATGAGCGGGACGTCGATGGCGGCCGCCGTCGTGTCCGGGATCGTAGCGCAGATGATCGATGCCAACCCGTCGCTCACGCCCGACCTGGTCAAGCTCTCGTTGATGTACTCGGCGCAGACGCTACCGGGCCACTCGGTCTTCGAGCAGGGAGCCGGCCTCGTCAACGCTCACGGCGCGGTGGCGCTGGCCGTGGCCCTGCGCGGCAAGCCGATGACCTCTTCCCAGCCCGGAACGGTGCTCCTGAAC is from Acidobacteriota bacterium and encodes:
- a CDS encoding FRG domain-containing protein — encoded protein: MNEVRPGSWSELLEVLFEGSWQPSLQRFRSPYAFRGLSDASYRLETTLMRLASRAVGVERHLLRNFRKYAHRDVVERDSIWNWLAVA
- a CDS encoding nitroreductase family protein, which codes for MDAPRFVPLEFLERPLAEMRRRAREFAEEIGRRRTVREFDSRPVPREIIEDCLRAAGAAPSGANLQPWHFVAISDPEVKRRIREAAEKEERAFYERRASESWLRDLAPLGTTPDKPFLETAPWLIAVFYERFRKTGDGTRKAYYAVESVGLATGFLIAALHHAGLATLTHTPSPMGFLNEITGRPDNERPFLLLVVGYPAPGAKVPAIRRKSLEEIATFL
- a CDS encoding metallopeptidase family protein; this translates as MFVQPGQQVRREARRPRRLGGAERDREHGGECDQIAFHGRGSSWRGAPPPVPRGAGRHPLSGKDRACRQVVVNKAVAERTPRRSRRACPKLGQGDRPRPGAATVSKPRVAQRNGAAARAPTGGLSPARRRRYREEARRVPGRRRRGAMSGERDRIESLLDRAAEARDEGDDARAEEAAREALDLIERGSGDASLRAEALLLLAEAAIDARRDEEAFARLDEAAETPEARAEAALLRARLHLLRWELPEAEAALGGCVGDPEIRAAALYERAILADLAGDVERADALYAEAARLDPESFREPVRMSDDEAREFLEEVLETLPETVREALDNVVIEIVPAPDPASDAGPDTDPLLLGLYEGVPRPQQSVANGGTLPGRIRIFKRNIERMAAFTDRLREELRLTLLHEIGHHLGWDEEDLAQRGLE